The following proteins are co-located in the Acidicapsa acidisoli genome:
- a CDS encoding electron transfer flavoprotein subunit beta/FixA family protein — MKIIVAIKQVPERDARIRIDTEGKWIDLQDVEFTMNESDAYALEEALQLKEAHGGEVIVLSAGPERVGRTIREALAKGADRAIHIESADETALAKLDALGVARLLAAAVKNEQADLILTGLQSDDLGLGQTGVIMAELLGLPHASLILKIEKTETGIKVLRELEDGWFQHLELPAPAVLTIQSGNSKLRYATLMGIKKAKTKEVRVVSAADLLTSSPEIKQEPVVILDKVVLPHKQRTTQILGGTPAEAAAALVEKLQFEVRAI; from the coding sequence ATGAAAATCATCGTAGCCATCAAACAAGTGCCCGAACGCGATGCCCGTATCCGCATCGACACCGAGGGCAAATGGATCGATCTGCAGGACGTCGAGTTCACCATGAACGAATCCGACGCCTACGCCCTCGAAGAAGCCCTGCAACTCAAGGAAGCTCACGGCGGCGAAGTAATCGTCCTGAGCGCCGGACCCGAACGCGTCGGCCGCACTATCCGGGAGGCTCTCGCCAAAGGCGCCGACCGCGCCATCCACATCGAGAGCGCCGACGAAACCGCGCTGGCCAAACTCGACGCACTCGGTGTCGCCCGCCTGCTCGCAGCTGCTGTAAAAAATGAGCAAGCCGACCTCATTCTGACAGGTCTTCAATCCGACGACCTCGGCCTCGGCCAAACCGGCGTCATCATGGCCGAACTCCTCGGCCTTCCCCACGCCAGCCTCATCCTCAAAATTGAAAAAACCGAAACCGGCATCAAAGTCCTTCGCGAACTCGAAGACGGCTGGTTCCAGCATCTCGAACTTCCAGCCCCCGCCGTGCTGACCATCCAGTCCGGCAACAGCAAGCTCCGTTACGCCACGCTCATGGGCATCAAGAAGGCCAAAACCAAGGAAGTCCGCGTCGTTTCCGCCGCAGACCTGCTCACTTCGAGCCCGGAAATCAAACAAGAGCCGGTTGTCATTCTGGATAAAGTCGTCCTGCCCCACAAGCAGCGCACCACCCAGATCCTCGGCGGAACCCCAGCCGAAGCCGCCGCCGCACTTGTCGAAAAACTTCAATTCGAGGTGAGAGCCATATGA
- a CDS encoding (Fe-S)-binding protein yields the protein MHLPIKLPSSALLDLQQGNFVLIRIQLAEPVHFSLLEKLLLAALIAASAVLFWKRFGIVVDKILKSRKDPGFHLFPIGKRVWDFFWEVLCQAKVIRERPLPGLAHAFVFWGFLAFALVTLNHIATGFGIGFLNPAGAFGGFYFLVAAAFALTCAVSIIGLFIRRFVVRPIWLSRAGHELSWESGVIAGLIFALMATYLAAFFVTDTSLAARLLWWAHTLSLLVFLPLVPHTKHLHLILSPITIFLSRGSFSQIPALVGDEDFGLVTGKDLTQLVSLQAYSCVECGRCTEHCPAASTGKSLNPKEVILGVRGYLNEYGPIAEELLLGKYNSQESAFQCTTCGACEFQCPVGIEHVPIIVGLRRGATNTGEWDNEYGSKLFNAMERNSNALGLSATERDKFVQKQELPIFDGTQEYCLWLGCMGGYDPKGREIITSFVEVMRYLGTSYGVMRKEKCTGDPARRLGNDLVFQQLAESNLEAMTQQKVKKIISICPHCVRTIQEDWKEFGSPPEIEHHSEFLARHHASLPHNNTGEKIAYHDPCYLGRYRNVYDEPRSVISSAGTLVEAERSRERSFCCGAGGGLAFLGEEHGQRVSSVRAQELVATGATTIGAACPFCNTMFRDALASQGDNAPRLLDIAQIAAAQLPKQTQTQPS from the coding sequence ATGCATCTGCCCATCAAATTGCCATCGTCCGCCCTCCTCGATCTCCAGCAAGGCAACTTCGTCCTTATCAGGATTCAACTCGCCGAACCGGTTCATTTCTCCCTGCTTGAAAAGCTGCTGCTCGCCGCACTCATCGCTGCATCGGCGGTGCTCTTCTGGAAGCGCTTCGGCATCGTCGTCGACAAGATCCTGAAATCACGCAAAGACCCGGGCTTCCATCTTTTCCCCATCGGAAAGCGTGTCTGGGACTTCTTCTGGGAAGTCCTCTGCCAGGCCAAAGTCATCCGCGAACGGCCCCTGCCCGGTCTCGCGCATGCCTTCGTCTTCTGGGGCTTTCTCGCCTTCGCGCTGGTCACCCTGAACCACATCGCCACGGGCTTCGGCATCGGCTTCCTCAACCCCGCCGGAGCCTTCGGAGGCTTCTATTTCCTCGTCGCCGCAGCATTCGCGCTCACCTGCGCCGTCTCCATCATAGGACTCTTCATCCGCCGCTTCGTCGTCCGCCCCATCTGGCTATCGCGTGCCGGTCACGAACTCTCATGGGAATCCGGCGTCATCGCCGGACTCATCTTCGCGCTCATGGCCACCTATCTGGCAGCCTTTTTTGTCACCGACACAAGCCTCGCGGCGCGGCTGCTCTGGTGGGCGCACACTCTCTCGTTGCTGGTCTTTCTGCCGCTCGTCCCGCACACCAAGCACCTGCACCTGATTCTCTCGCCCATCACAATCTTCCTCTCACGCGGCAGCTTCAGCCAGATTCCCGCGCTCGTGGGTGATGAAGACTTCGGCCTTGTCACTGGCAAGGACCTCACTCAGCTCGTCAGCCTGCAAGCCTATTCCTGCGTCGAGTGCGGCCGCTGCACCGAGCACTGCCCCGCTGCCAGCACCGGCAAGAGCCTCAATCCCAAAGAAGTCATCCTCGGAGTTCGCGGCTATCTCAACGAGTACGGTCCAATCGCCGAAGAGCTGCTCCTCGGCAAATACAACTCGCAGGAATCAGCCTTCCAGTGCACCACCTGCGGCGCCTGCGAATTTCAATGCCCTGTCGGCATCGAGCACGTCCCAATCATCGTCGGCCTCCGGCGCGGCGCCACCAACACCGGCGAGTGGGACAACGAATACGGCAGCAAGCTCTTCAACGCCATGGAGCGAAACTCCAACGCACTGGGCTTGAGCGCCACCGAGCGCGACAAATTCGTCCAGAAGCAGGAACTCCCCATCTTCGACGGGACACAAGAATATTGTTTATGGCTCGGCTGCATGGGCGGCTACGACCCCAAAGGCCGCGAAATCATCACCTCCTTCGTCGAAGTCATGCGCTACCTCGGCACGAGCTACGGCGTAATGCGCAAGGAAAAATGCACCGGCGACCCAGCCCGTCGGCTCGGCAACGATCTAGTCTTTCAGCAGCTAGCCGAGAGCAACCTCGAAGCCATGACCCAGCAGAAAGTGAAAAAGATCATCTCCATCTGCCCGCACTGCGTCCGCACCATTCAGGAGGACTGGAAGGAGTTCGGCTCGCCGCCCGAAATCGAGCATCACAGCGAATTTCTCGCCCGCCATCATGCAAGCCTTCCACACAACAACACCGGCGAGAAAATCGCCTACCATGACCCCTGCTACCTCGGCCGCTATCGCAACGTCTACGACGAACCGCGCTCGGTAATCTCATCCGCCGGAACACTCGTCGAAGCCGAACGCTCCCGCGAACGCAGCTTCTGCTGCGGCGCAGGCGGCGGACTCGCATTCCTCGGCGAAGAGCACGGCCAGCGCGTCAGCAGCGTCCGCGCGCAGGAGCTGGTCGCCACCGGAGCCACTACAATTGGGGCTGCATGTCCCTTCTGTAACACCATGTTCCGCGATGCCTTGGCATCTCAGGGAGACAACGCCCCGCGCCTTTTGGACATCGCACAAATTGCGGCCGCTCAGTTGCCAAAGCAGACGCAGACTCAGCCGTCTTGA
- a CDS encoding ABC transporter ATP-binding protein has protein sequence MYDIARRTLPFAEFSSILISAMSATISTTGLTRRFGDFVAVQNVNLNVVQGQFYGFLGPNGAGKSTTIKMLTGLLAPTSGTIQVLGMDFAANALEVKRQIGVVPEGMALFGRLTASEYLRFVGQMYGLDDATTRQRSEELLEFMNLANETKKLITDFSHGMQKKLALAAAVIHGPKILFLDEPFEGVDAIAAGTLKQMLQGMIARGATIFLTSHVLEIVERLCTHVGIINHGELIANGSMEELRAGVHTQADNTTTRLTLEEIFIRIIEKEGGKEDGAANQHSEQELSWLG, from the coding sequence ATGTATGACATTGCAAGGCGTACTCTTCCATTTGCGGAGTTTTCCAGTATCCTCATCTCAGCCATGAGCGCAACTATCTCCACCACCGGACTGACCCGCCGCTTCGGCGATTTCGTTGCCGTTCAGAATGTTAACCTGAATGTCGTCCAGGGGCAGTTCTACGGCTTCCTGGGTCCGAACGGCGCCGGCAAGTCCACCACCATCAAGATGCTGACCGGGCTGCTCGCCCCCACTTCAGGCACCATCCAGGTTCTGGGCATGGACTTCGCCGCCAACGCCCTCGAAGTCAAGCGCCAGATCGGCGTAGTCCCCGAGGGCATGGCGCTCTTCGGACGCCTAACCGCCTCCGAATACCTGCGCTTCGTCGGCCAGATGTACGGCCTCGACGACGCCACGACACGCCAGCGCAGTGAAGAGTTGCTCGAATTCATGAATCTGGCCAACGAGACAAAGAAGCTCATCACCGACTTCTCCCACGGCATGCAAAAGAAGCTGGCCCTCGCCGCAGCCGTCATCCACGGACCGAAGATTCTCTTCCTCGATGAGCCCTTTGAAGGCGTGGACGCCATCGCCGCCGGCACCCTGAAACAAATGCTGCAAGGAATGATCGCCCGCGGCGCCACCATCTTCCTTACCTCGCACGTTCTCGAAATCGTAGAGCGTCTTTGCACCCACGTCGGCATCATCAACCACGGCGAACTCATCGCAAATGGCTCCATGGAAGAGCTTCGCGCCGGAGTTCACACCCAGGCCGATAACACCACCACGCGCCTTACCCTCGAAGAGATATTCATCCGCATCATTGAAAAAGAAGGCGGCAAAGAGGACGGAGCAGCCAATCAGCACTCCGAACAGGAGCTTTCATGGCTAGGTTAG
- a CDS encoding glycoside hydrolase family 5 protein, translating into MRRLVFPAILSLFLAVTSGLGAQSRFVHADGKFLADAHGHKLILRGTNLGNWLVQEGYMFRLEHGPQSAREIEAIVNELIGPTDAAKFWHEYRDQYITRKDIDLIAKAGFNTIRIPFHYKFFEPGNEEGFALVDRVVGWAKEDGLYVILDMHCAPGGQTGANIDDSWGYPWLYEDEASQQHAMDIWKRVAEHYRSNPTVLGYDLLNEPIPTFPNLKQYNSKLEPVYKKLVAAVRSVDQNHVVILGGAQWDTNFTVFGPPFDKNMMYTFHKYWMKPEQKEIQSYVDFRDKYNVPIWMGESGENTDEWISQFRKLLDDNEISWTFWPYKKMQATSAPVTFARPEHWDEIVAFAAQHFGMGDTEKAIAVRPSLDDSRAAFQDLLVKIRFENSTVNESYLNALVSNTK; encoded by the coding sequence ATGCGCAGGCTTGTCTTTCCGGCGATCTTATCGTTGTTTTTGGCTGTGACCTCCGGGCTTGGTGCTCAAAGCCGCTTTGTGCATGCGGACGGCAAGTTTCTTGCGGATGCCCACGGGCACAAGCTTATTTTGCGCGGCACGAATTTGGGCAACTGGCTGGTGCAGGAGGGTTATATGTTCCGCCTGGAGCATGGCCCGCAGTCGGCGCGCGAGATCGAAGCCATAGTCAACGAACTGATTGGCCCTACGGATGCTGCGAAGTTCTGGCATGAGTATCGGGATCAGTACATCACTCGCAAGGACATCGATTTGATTGCCAAGGCTGGCTTCAACACCATCCGGATACCGTTTCATTACAAGTTTTTTGAGCCGGGAAATGAGGAAGGCTTTGCGCTGGTGGACCGGGTCGTTGGGTGGGCCAAAGAAGATGGATTGTATGTGATTCTGGATATGCACTGCGCGCCCGGCGGGCAGACAGGTGCGAATATCGACGATAGCTGGGGGTATCCGTGGCTCTATGAGGACGAAGCGAGTCAACAGCACGCGATGGATATCTGGAAGCGAGTTGCCGAGCATTATCGCAGCAATCCAACGGTGTTGGGGTATGACCTGCTGAATGAGCCTATCCCGACTTTTCCGAACTTGAAGCAATATAACTCGAAGCTGGAGCCGGTCTATAAGAAACTTGTCGCCGCGGTGCGATCGGTCGACCAGAACCACGTGGTTATTCTGGGTGGAGCGCAGTGGGATACTAACTTTACTGTCTTTGGTCCGCCGTTCGACAAGAACATGATGTACACGTTTCATAAGTACTGGATGAAACCGGAGCAGAAGGAAATTCAGTCGTATGTCGATTTCCGGGATAAATACAATGTGCCGATCTGGATGGGGGAATCTGGCGAGAATACGGACGAGTGGATCAGCCAGTTCAGAAAGCTTCTCGATGACAACGAGATCAGTTGGACATTCTGGCCCTACAAGAAGATGCAGGCGACCTCGGCTCCGGTGACCTTTGCACGGCCCGAACACTGGGATGAGATTGTTGCCTTTGCGGCTCAACATTTTGGAATGGGCGATACTGAGAAGGCAATTGCCGTGCGTCCTTCGCTGGATGACTCGCGGGCGGCGTTTCAGGACCTGCTGGTTAAGATTCGCTTTGAAAATTCAACGGTCAACGAATCGTATTTAAATGCTTTGGTATCGAATACGAAGTAA
- a CDS encoding nicotinate phosphoribosyltransferase, whose amino-acid sequence MIVNLAERAHNHNWQLDPITRSLLDTDFYKLLMLQFIWKHFPEVEVTFSLVNRSTTVSLAERISLEELRMQLDNVRSLRFQKSELIWLAGNTFYGKRGIFEPDFLDWLEHDFRLPDYELSIQDGDISLSFRGLWTQTTLWEIYALAILSELKTRTSLREMSEFSLDILYARAKAKLWSKIERLRGVPGLRVADFGTRRRHSFLWQEYVVKAMRDTLGSSFTGSSNTYLAYKHDLEAIGTNAHELPMALAAMAETDEELKASQYRMLELWQSTYQRELLIMLPDTFGTTQFLEGAPDWVTDWTGQRMDSKSPYVAGDEYIDWLRKRGRDPEKKFIIASDGLDVQDILGLHAYFSGEILGDRNPQDFNDASDFLDSEKWSPKRRIRFSSGWGTLLTNDFRNCDPSGGSGFDPISLVCKLTDANGRPAVKLSDNYAKAMGDPEQVERYRRVFGTAGQINVPALV is encoded by the coding sequence ATGATCGTGAACTTAGCAGAGCGGGCACATAACCATAATTGGCAGCTCGACCCCATTACCCGCTCGCTGCTGGATACAGATTTCTACAAGCTGCTGATGCTGCAGTTCATCTGGAAGCATTTTCCTGAGGTGGAGGTTACGTTCTCGCTGGTGAACCGGAGTACAACGGTCTCGCTGGCGGAACGGATCAGTCTTGAGGAACTGCGCATGCAACTGGACAATGTGCGCAGCCTGCGCTTTCAGAAGTCGGAGCTGATCTGGCTGGCCGGCAATACCTTCTACGGTAAACGCGGCATCTTCGAGCCGGATTTTCTGGATTGGCTGGAACACGATTTTCGACTGCCCGATTATGAGCTATCGATTCAGGATGGAGATATAAGCTTGTCGTTCCGCGGATTATGGACACAGACTACGCTGTGGGAGATTTATGCGCTTGCCATCCTGAGCGAGTTGAAGACGCGCACCAGCCTGCGGGAGATGAGCGAGTTTTCGCTCGATATCCTGTACGCTCGCGCCAAAGCCAAGTTGTGGAGCAAGATCGAGCGCCTGCGCGGGGTACCAGGACTGAGAGTCGCCGACTTCGGGACGCGCCGTCGTCACAGCTTTCTGTGGCAGGAGTATGTTGTGAAGGCGATGCGGGATACGCTCGGCTCAAGCTTCACGGGGTCTTCGAATACTTATCTCGCATACAAGCATGACCTTGAAGCCATCGGCACTAACGCGCACGAACTGCCGATGGCTTTGGCTGCGATGGCTGAGACAGATGAAGAACTGAAGGCGTCGCAATATCGAATGCTTGAGCTATGGCAGAGTACGTATCAACGCGAGTTGCTGATTATGCTTCCAGATACATTTGGCACGACGCAGTTTCTTGAAGGCGCGCCGGACTGGGTTACGGATTGGACAGGGCAGCGCATGGACAGCAAGAGCCCGTATGTAGCGGGCGACGAATATATTGATTGGCTGAGGAAGCGTGGACGCGATCCGGAGAAGAAGTTCATCATTGCGTCGGATGGGTTGGATGTGCAGGATATTCTTGGTCTGCATGCCTATTTTTCTGGCGAGATACTTGGGGATCGGAACCCACAGGACTTTAACGACGCATCGGATTTTCTCGATTCGGAAAAGTGGAGCCCGAAGCGAAGAATTCGTTTCAGCTCCGGCTGGGGAACGCTGCTTACCAATGACTTTCGCAACTGCGATCCGAGCGGCGGCAGCGGCTTCGATCCGATCAGTCTGGTATGCAAGCTTACAGACGCCAACGGCCGCCCGGCTGTGAAGCTCTCTGACAACTACGCCAAGGCGATGGGAGATCCGGAACAAGTGGAGCGCTATCGCAGGGTCTTCGGCACGGCGGGACAGATCAACGTTCCGGCGCTTGTTTGA
- a CDS encoding FAD-dependent oxidoreductase → MANDVLQTTCCVVGGGPAGMVLAYLLARRGVQVTVLEKHEDFFRDFRGDTVHPSTLEVLKELGLLKEFLALPHEEVESLGVIIGDSEFNIVDFRHVPATCKFVALMPQWDFLNFLSSHANRFPSFQLLMQHEATDLLKEGKRIRGVVARHNGQEVRVHADLVVACDGRHSRARTAARLKVIEHGVPIDVLWFQISRKPGDPAQVLGNVNYGKALILINRSDYFQAGLIIEKGSYEDIKARGLDAFRADIRSIAPYLGDRVNELHDWDQIKILTVQINRLRRWYRPGLLCIGDAAHAMSPAGGVGINLAIQDAVAAANILTRPLLERRVPESTLAKVQKRRELPTRATQAIQLTAHRGLARVFENPGPIHVPWQAKAAARIPGIQRAVGYAVGMGVRPEHVREETSAKPRRSLAATAVFAALATGACAAFGMAAATGVLTWAAWKAWNRATEAAS, encoded by the coding sequence ATGGCGAACGACGTTTTGCAGACGACTTGCTGTGTGGTGGGTGGCGGACCCGCGGGCATGGTGCTCGCATATCTTCTGGCGCGCCGGGGTGTGCAGGTTACAGTGCTCGAAAAACACGAGGACTTCTTCCGCGATTTTCGCGGCGACACGGTCCATCCGTCCACGCTTGAAGTTCTCAAGGAACTCGGCCTGTTGAAAGAGTTTCTGGCTTTGCCCCATGAGGAGGTAGAGTCGCTCGGCGTGATCATCGGCGATTCCGAATTCAACATTGTTGACTTTCGGCATGTGCCTGCGACCTGCAAATTCGTCGCTCTTATGCCGCAATGGGATTTTCTGAATTTTCTTTCCAGTCATGCCAATCGGTTTCCTTCCTTTCAGTTGCTCATGCAGCACGAAGCGACAGATCTGCTAAAAGAAGGCAAACGCATCCGGGGAGTAGTGGCGCGACACAACGGACAAGAGGTGCGCGTCCACGCCGATCTCGTCGTCGCCTGTGATGGCCGCCACTCCCGCGCGCGCACTGCGGCCCGGCTCAAGGTGATCGAGCACGGCGTGCCCATCGATGTTTTGTGGTTTCAAATCAGCCGCAAGCCCGGCGATCCGGCGCAGGTGCTCGGCAACGTGAATTACGGCAAAGCATTGATCCTGATCAATCGATCGGATTATTTCCAAGCCGGCCTCATCATCGAAAAAGGCTCCTATGAAGACATTAAAGCGCGCGGCCTCGACGCATTCCGCGCCGACATTCGCAGCATCGCTCCGTATCTAGGCGATCGCGTGAACGAACTGCACGATTGGGATCAGATCAAGATTCTGACCGTGCAGATCAATCGGCTGCGGCGTTGGTATCGGCCGGGTCTGCTGTGCATTGGCGACGCGGCCCATGCAATGTCGCCCGCTGGTGGAGTCGGAATTAACCTTGCAATTCAAGATGCCGTCGCGGCTGCGAACATATTGACCCGGCCACTCCTTGAGCGGCGTGTGCCCGAATCGACGCTAGCCAAGGTACAGAAGCGGCGCGAGCTTCCAACCCGCGCTACGCAAGCGATCCAGTTAACGGCGCATCGAGGCCTCGCTCGCGTCTTTGAAAACCCCGGACCGATCCATGTGCCCTGGCAGGCGAAGGCTGCCGCACGCATTCCAGGCATTCAGCGTGCGGTGGGCTATGCGGTAGGGATGGGCGTGCGTCCGGAGCATGTGCGGGAGGAAACATCAGCGAAACCGCGGCGCAGCCTCGCGGCAACAGCCGTCTTCGCAGCGTTAGCGACTGGTGCTTGTGCGGCGTTCGGGATGGCGGCCGCGACTGGTGTCCTCACCTGGGCAGCATGGAAGGCATGGAACCGGGCCACAGAAGCAGCAAGCTAA
- a CDS encoding methyltransferase yields MVQSNSGIGNVTPNTGLVEMAMGYSRSRMLCAAARLGVADALGDEVRSVGFLAEKCQADATALYRLLRALASIGVTKETTPEHFRLTSFGMPLRRDVPQSVWAAVVFWSDLLADSWSLLTDCVRTGKPAAQVRDPNIPSRWSQDPEASSIFRAVMGTAPAEDYAPIAEAWDFSRASVVADLGGGGGSLILAVLGLNPHLRGMLVDLEDSVDAARPRFAQEDTASRCELIAADLTQSVPAGADVYMIKHVLHGRQDEVAITILKNCRAVIPENGSLLIVEFILPPLVSHADPQLEGLLMSDLNMLAVTGGRERSEREWKAILEAAGFLLIGVYPVGSDALMVRNVGIVEAKPA; encoded by the coding sequence ATGGTCCAATCGAACAGCGGCATCGGCAATGTTACGCCGAATACGGGGCTTGTCGAAATGGCGATGGGGTATTCCCGCAGCCGGATGCTTTGCGCGGCTGCACGTCTCGGCGTTGCCGATGCGCTTGGAGATGAGGTGCGCAGCGTTGGTTTTCTGGCCGAAAAGTGCCAGGCAGACGCAACTGCGCTGTACCGGCTGCTTCGCGCTCTCGCCAGCATCGGCGTTACGAAAGAGACGACGCCGGAACACTTTCGGTTGACTTCGTTTGGCATGCCACTGCGGAGGGATGTGCCTCAGTCTGTCTGGGCAGCCGTCGTCTTTTGGTCGGATCTGCTTGCCGATAGCTGGTCTCTGCTTACCGACTGTGTTCGAACCGGCAAGCCGGCCGCTCAGGTCCGCGATCCCAACATACCTTCCCGGTGGTCGCAGGATCCCGAAGCCAGTTCCATCTTTCGCGCGGTTATGGGTACGGCTCCGGCGGAAGATTATGCGCCTATCGCGGAGGCGTGGGATTTTTCCCGCGCGAGTGTGGTTGCCGATCTTGGCGGGGGTGGCGGGTCGCTCATTCTTGCTGTGCTTGGACTTAATCCGCATTTGCGGGGCATGCTTGTCGATCTTGAAGATAGCGTGGACGCGGCGAGACCTCGTTTCGCGCAGGAAGATACCGCCTCGCGGTGCGAACTGATTGCCGCGGATCTGACGCAATCGGTTCCGGCGGGCGCCGATGTGTACATGATCAAGCACGTACTGCACGGGCGTCAGGACGAGGTTGCTATTACGATTCTCAAGAACTGCCGCGCGGTCATTCCTGAGAACGGCAGTTTGCTGATTGTGGAATTCATCCTGCCTCCGCTTGTCTCACATGCAGATCCGCAGTTGGAAGGTCTCCTGATGAGCGATCTCAATATGCTTGCTGTTACCGGCGGCAGAGAGCGCAGTGAGCGCGAATGGAAAGCGATTCTTGAGGCCGCGGGCTTCCTCCTGATCGGGGTATATCCGGTTGGAAGCGACGCTCTGATGGTCCGGAATGTCGGGATAGTCGAAGCGAAACCGGCTTAG
- a CDS encoding CPBP family intramembrane glutamic endopeptidase produces the protein MRRVLLVLELLIVFIGLPLGYRFSPVRIPALPVLWLVAGYALWQLMRDRSFDRRQLWNTAPLAGHLGAILLIFAVVALGLWVGTHWMAPQLEWGFVRQHPRLWAAVMVLYPVLSVYPQGILYRAFFLHRYAGLFSDTAVGRWVLIVASAAAFGFLHIIFRNSLAVGLTFCGGVLFAWRYAETGSLLTSSVEHALYGCWLFTVGLGQYFYHGVWPEPK, from the coding sequence ATGCGTCGTGTCTTGCTGGTTTTGGAATTGCTGATTGTGTTTATTGGGCTGCCGCTTGGTTACCGATTTTCACCGGTGCGGATTCCTGCTTTGCCTGTGCTGTGGCTGGTGGCGGGATATGCGCTGTGGCAACTGATGCGGGACAGGAGCTTTGATCGGCGGCAGCTTTGGAATACTGCGCCTCTGGCGGGGCATCTGGGTGCGATTCTCCTGATTTTTGCGGTGGTTGCGCTTGGGTTGTGGGTCGGCACGCATTGGATGGCTCCGCAACTGGAGTGGGGCTTTGTGCGGCAGCATCCGCGGCTCTGGGCGGCGGTGATGGTGTTGTATCCGGTGCTTTCGGTGTATCCGCAGGGGATTTTGTACCGGGCCTTTTTTCTGCATCGATATGCGGGGCTGTTTTCCGATACGGCTGTGGGCAGGTGGGTGCTGATCGTGGCCAGCGCCGCGGCCTTTGGCTTTCTGCACATTATCTTTCGCAATTCACTGGCGGTTGGGCTTACGTTCTGCGGGGGAGTTTTGTTTGCGTGGCGTTATGCGGAGACTGGTTCGCTGCTTACTTCCAGCGTGGAACATGCTTTGTATGGCTGCTGGCTGTTTACGGTTGGGCTGGGTCAGTATTTCTATCACGGGGTCTGGCCGGAGCCTAAGTGA
- a CDS encoding class I SAM-dependent rRNA methyltransferase has product MAKPRNPQSPPLTKAPTATKPTSPFTRPDIRKTSSKPDRTPNRSEARKPQSQRNEADAARQGRPTPAKPTPRPANISSPVQEFGARITRRASDRLRNGHLWVYATDIESIFTGNEDAPALLPVADNRGLLLGTALYSPASQIALRLVSREAIDQAKWLSLLATRLRAAIARRLPLLNADTDACRLVFSEADNLPGLIIDKYAGIVIVQLLAKGLDRADVREICVQALRQELVTIKDTLTIWERPDPRIRELEGLSAPASTPLFASNPESPAASTLFRLNGLSFHFDVNSGQKTGAFLDQRQNYAAAAAWAKARGTKKALDICTYQGGFALHLAQVCEQVTGVDASRASLEVAERNLEANRSHLKTEVDWLEADAFELLRGWSEAKEPSDFDLIVLDPPAFAKSKRAVEGALRGYKELNLRALHLLKPGGLLITCSCSHHITWTDLESAVASAAIDAHRRVTLLERRGAAQDHPVLLNLPETEYLKCLICAVD; this is encoded by the coding sequence ATGGCCAAACCGCGCAATCCGCAATCGCCTCCCCTCACCAAGGCGCCGACCGCCACAAAGCCAACCTCGCCTTTTACGCGACCGGACATACGGAAAACGTCGAGCAAACCGGATCGAACCCCGAACCGAAGCGAGGCTAGAAAGCCGCAATCCCAGCGCAACGAAGCCGACGCAGCGCGGCAAGGCCGACCCACACCTGCCAAACCCACTCCCCGCCCGGCCAATATCTCATCACCAGTTCAGGAGTTCGGCGCTCGCATCACCCGCCGCGCCTCCGACCGCCTGCGTAATGGCCATCTCTGGGTCTACGCCACCGATATCGAGTCGATTTTCACAGGCAACGAAGATGCTCCCGCCCTGCTCCCCGTCGCCGACAACCGTGGACTGCTCCTCGGCACAGCGCTCTATAGCCCAGCCTCCCAGATCGCTCTCCGCCTCGTCTCGCGCGAAGCCATCGATCAGGCAAAATGGCTCAGTCTTCTGGCAACCCGTCTGCGCGCAGCCATCGCCCGCCGCCTGCCCCTCTTGAATGCCGACACAGATGCCTGCCGTCTCGTCTTCAGCGAAGCCGACAACCTTCCCGGCCTCATCATCGACAAATACGCCGGCATCGTGATCGTTCAATTACTCGCCAAGGGGCTCGACCGCGCCGACGTCCGCGAGATCTGCGTACAAGCCCTGCGCCAGGAACTCGTCACGATCAAAGACACTCTGACCATCTGGGAGCGCCCCGATCCACGGATCCGCGAACTGGAAGGCCTGTCCGCCCCAGCCAGCACACCGCTCTTCGCCAGCAATCCCGAATCGCCCGCCGCCAGCACGCTTTTCCGTCTCAATGGTCTGAGCTTCCACTTCGACGTCAACAGCGGCCAGAAGACCGGAGCCTTCCTAGACCAGCGCCAGAACTACGCCGCCGCAGCAGCCTGGGCCAAAGCTCGCGGCACAAAGAAAGCTCTCGACATCTGCACCTACCAGGGCGGATTCGCCCTCCATCTAGCCCAGGTCTGCGAACAGGTCACCGGCGTTGACGCCTCCCGCGCCTCGCTCGAAGTGGCCGAACGCAACCTTGAAGCAAACCGATCCCACCTCAAGACAGAAGTAGACTGGCTCGAAGCCGACGCCTTCGAACTCCTCCGCGGCTGGTCTGAAGCCAAAGAGCCCTCGGATTTCGACCTGATCGTCCTCGATCCGCCCGCCTTCGCCAAAAGCAAGCGCGCCGTCGAAGGCGCGCTGCGCGGCTACAAGGAGCTCAACCTCCGCGCCCTGCACCTGCTCAAGCCCGGCGGTCTGCTCATCACCTGCTCCTGCTCCCACCACATCACCTGGACCGACCTCGAGTCAGCCGTAGCGTCCGCAGCCATCGATGCCCATCGCCGCGTAACTTTGCTCGAACGTCGCGGAGCCGCCCAGGACCATCCCGTCCTGCTCAATCTCCCCGAAACCGAATACCTCAAATGCCTCATCTGCGCAGTCGATTAA